Proteins from one Bactrocera neohumeralis isolate Rockhampton chromosome 3, APGP_CSIRO_Bneo_wtdbg2-racon-allhic-juicebox.fasta_v2, whole genome shotgun sequence genomic window:
- the LOC126752332 gene encoding protein disulfide-isomerase A6 homolog, producing the protein MKLILSTLLLVGLATIPLPASALYSPSDDVVELTPSNFDRLVVDDDAVWVVEFFAPWCGHCKSLVPEYKKAAKALKGVVKVGSVNADEHRSLGGQYGVKGFPTIKIFGANKRSPISYSGQRTAKAIAEAALAEAKKKVQDVLGGGSSSNSGSSSGGGSDAVIELTDDNFDKLVLQSDDVWLVEFFAPWCGHCQKLAPEWAKAAKELKGKVKLGALDATAHQSKASEYGIRGYPTIKFFPAGKKSSSDATEYDGGRSASDIVSWALEKHVDSAPAPELFEIYDESSFEKACEGKPLCVVSVLPHILDCDAKCRNKFLDTLRGLGEKYKQKLWGWAWAEGGAQSSLEESLEIGGFGYPAMAVVNFKKMKFSVLKGSFSKDGINEFLRDISYGRGHTAPVRGAKKPEIVTVQPWDGKDGQLPAEEEIDLSDVDLDDTKDEL; encoded by the exons ATGAAATTAATACTAT CTACACTTTTATTAGTCGGTTTGGCTACCATACCGCTGCCGGCATCCGCTTTGTATTCGCCAAGCGATGACGTGGTGGAATTAACGCCCTCTAACTTCGATCGTCTCGTCGTCGATGATGATGCCGTTTGGGTTGTTGAATTCTTTGCACCATGGTGTGGTCATTGCAAATCCCTCGTACCAGAATATAAGAAGGCGGCCAAGGCTCTGAAGGGTGTAGTGAAAGTTGGCTCAGTGAACGCTGATGAACATCGTTCGCTAGGCGGTCAATATGGTGTTAAAGGTTTCCCAACCATTAAAATCTTCGGCGCTAATAAGCGTTCGCCCATTAGCTACAGCGGCCAACGCACAGCTAAAGCTATTGCGGAGGCGGCACTAGCTGAAGCCAAAAAGAAGGTGCAAGATGTTTTAGGTGGCGGCAGTAGCAgcaacagcggcagcagcagtggTGGGGGGTCAGATGCCGTCATTGAATTGACTGATGACAACTTCGACAAACTGGTTTTGCAATCCGATGATGTGTGGTTGGTTGAATTCTTTGCACCATGGTGTGGTCATTGCCAGAAACTGGCACCTGAATGGGCTAAAGCTGCTAAGGAGCTGAAGGGCAAAGTTAAATTGGGCGCATTGGACGCCACAGCACACCAGAGCAAGGCTTCG GAATATGGTATTCGCGGTTATCCCACAATTAAGTTCTTCCCAGCCGGTAAGAAGAGCAGCAGTGATGCGACAGAATATGATGGCGGTCGCTCTGCTTCCGATATTGTCAGCTGGGCGCTTGAAAAACACGTGGACAGCGCACCTGCTCCAGAATTATTCGAGATTTATGATGAAAGCTCTTTCGAAAAAGCTTGTGAGGGTAAGCCACTTTGCGTGGTCTCAGTGCTGCCACACATCCTGGACTGTGATGCCAAATGTCGCAACAAATTCCTCGATACATTGCGTGGACTGGGTGAAAAATACAAGCAGAAATTATGGGGATGGGCCTGGGCTGAAGGTGGTGCACAAAGCAGCTTAGAAGAATCGTTGGAAATCGGCGGCTTCGGTTATCCTGCTATGGCTGTAGTGAATTTCAAGAAAATGAAGTTCTCGGTATTGAAGGGCTCCTTCTCCAAGGATGGCATCAATGAATTCCTGCGTGACATTTCCTATGGACGAGGTCATACTGCTCCAGTGCGTGGTGCTAAGAAACCAGAAATTGTCACTGTACAACCATGGGATGGCAAAGATGGTC